From a single Agrobacterium tumefaciens genomic region:
- a CDS encoding ABC transporter permease, with protein MRIELEKRAGVSRLFTLLSPLLALVLTLLVGAVMFAMLGKNPAHALYAFFVEPLLEVWSLHELAIKAAPLILIGVGLSICYRSNNWNIGAEGQFTIGAITGSILPVLYPDWHSPLILPLMMVMGAIGGALYAGIPALLKTKFNTNEILVSLMLVYVAQLFLDWLTRGIWRDPGGYNFPQTKPFNDSAVLPEMLASGRAHWGFVFAIVAAVALWFMMRYMLKGFEVTVLGQSARAGRFAGFSSSRMVWFSLLLSGALAGLAGISEASGSIGHLQPSISPGYGFTAIIVAFLGRLNPLGIILSGLVLALTYLGGEAAQLSIGVSDKVTRVFQGLMLFFVLSCDTLIFYRIRVVFAGKTHRKEGAA; from the coding sequence ATGCGCATTGAGCTTGAAAAACGCGCAGGGGTCTCCCGGCTTTTCACCCTGCTGTCGCCGCTTCTGGCGCTGGTGCTGACGCTGCTTGTCGGCGCTGTCATGTTCGCCATGCTCGGCAAAAATCCGGCTCACGCGCTTTACGCCTTTTTCGTCGAGCCGCTGCTGGAGGTCTGGTCGCTGCACGAGCTGGCGATCAAGGCCGCACCGCTGATCCTGATCGGCGTCGGCCTGTCGATCTGTTATCGCTCAAATAACTGGAATATCGGCGCGGAGGGGCAATTCACCATCGGCGCGATCACTGGTTCCATCCTGCCGGTGCTTTATCCGGACTGGCATTCGCCGCTCATCCTGCCGCTGATGATGGTGATGGGCGCAATCGGCGGCGCGCTTTATGCGGGTATTCCGGCGCTGTTGAAAACGAAGTTCAACACCAATGAAATCCTCGTCAGCCTGATGCTGGTCTATGTCGCGCAGCTTTTCCTCGACTGGCTGACGCGCGGTATCTGGCGCGATCCCGGTGGTTACAACTTCCCGCAGACAAAGCCATTCAACGACAGCGCCGTTTTGCCGGAAATGCTGGCCTCGGGTCGGGCGCATTGGGGCTTCGTTTTCGCCATCGTCGCGGCCGTCGCGCTGTGGTTCATGATGCGCTACATGCTGAAAGGCTTTGAAGTTACCGTGCTTGGTCAATCGGCGCGGGCAGGGCGCTTCGCCGGTTTCTCCTCCAGCCGCATGGTGTGGTTTTCTTTGTTGCTCTCCGGTGCGCTGGCGGGGCTTGCGGGTATTTCGGAAGCTTCCGGTTCCATCGGCCATCTCCAGCCCAGCATTTCGCCGGGTTACGGTTTCACCGCCATCATCGTCGCCTTTCTCGGCCGCCTCAATCCGCTTGGCATCATCCTTTCCGGGCTGGTGCTGGCGCTGACCTATCTCGGCGGCGAGGCGGCGCAGCTTTCGATCGGCGTCTCCGACAAGGTGACGCGGGTGTTTCAGGGGTTGATGCTGTTCTTCGTATTGTCCTGCGATACGCTGATCTTCTATCGCATCCGGGTCGTTTTTGCCGGCAAGACACATCGTAAAGAAGGAGCGGCATGA
- a CDS encoding FadR/GntR family transcriptional regulator produces MLDAAIGFRKLRTNHAQVVHKLGLDIVSGTFKTGDILPGDAELMERLKVSRTVLREAMKTLTAKGMISPKARIGTRVTERESWNMFDSEVLLWHFEAGVSDEFLLHLYDIRQAFEPYGAGLAALRAKDADIAKLAAYANEMGNTAYSKEKRALADMNFHVLITEMSGNPFMRTVGSLIKAALAGIFRMSNPEADPNEISDVSASHLRLVEAFRLRDEAAARREMGRLIENGRQQILQFTARHPL; encoded by the coding sequence ATGCTCGATGCGGCGATCGGTTTTCGAAAGCTGCGGACAAATCATGCACAGGTCGTTCACAAGCTCGGGCTCGATATCGTCTCCGGCACCTTCAAGACGGGTGACATCCTGCCGGGCGATGCCGAGCTTATGGAGCGGCTGAAAGTATCGCGCACGGTGCTGCGCGAAGCGATGAAGACGCTGACCGCCAAGGGCATGATTTCCCCCAAGGCACGCATCGGCACCCGGGTGACGGAGCGCGAAAGCTGGAACATGTTCGATAGCGAAGTGCTTCTCTGGCACTTCGAGGCGGGCGTCAGCGACGAGTTCCTGCTGCATCTCTATGATATCCGTCAGGCTTTCGAACCCTATGGCGCGGGGCTTGCCGCTCTCAGGGCAAAAGATGCCGATATCGCCAAGCTCGCCGCTTACGCCAACGAGATGGGCAACACAGCCTATTCCAAGGAAAAACGGGCGCTGGCGGATATGAATTTCCATGTGCTCATCACCGAAATGTCTGGCAACCCGTTCATGCGCACCGTCGGTTCGCTGATCAAGGCGGCGCTGGCGGGCATTTTCCGGATGAGCAACCCGGAAGCCGATCCCAACGAGATTTCCGATGTGTCTGCCTCTCATTTAAGGCTGGTCGAAGCGTTTCGCCTGCGTGATGAGGCCGCGGCGCGCCGCGAAATGGGCAGGCTGATTGAAAATGGTCGCCAGCAAATCTTGCAATTCACTGCCCGTCACCCGCTCTGA
- the glmU gene encoding bifunctional UDP-N-acetylglucosamine diphosphorylase/glucosamine-1-phosphate N-acetyltransferase GlmU: MERSSLAVILAAGDSTRMKSSKSKVLHTVAGRPMIAHVVEAVAGSGVGAVALVVGRDADNVAAAANLRDVQVEAFLQTERKGTGHAVLAARSAIERGFDDLIVAYGDVPLITSATLDRAREAIAAGADVAVIGFHTERPTGYGRLLVENGELVAIREEKDATDEERKVTWCNSGLMAINGRNALDLLDRIGNGNVKGEYYLTDIVEIARSLGRRAVAIDAPETELVGCNNRAELAFIERLWQERRRHELMVDGVSMIAPETVFLSFDTKIGQDALIEPNVVFGPGVTIEPGAVIHAFSHLEGAYVAEGATVGPYARLRPGANLHANSKVGNFCEVKKAEIGEGAKVNHLTYIGDAFIGAGSNIGAGTITCNYDGYNKAETRIGANSFIGSNSSLVAPVTIGEGAYIASGSVITDDVPDDALAFGRARQEVKPGRATVVRERAKALKEAKKKAS; this comes from the coding sequence ATGGAGCGCAGCTCTCTAGCCGTTATTCTCGCTGCGGGCGACAGCACGCGCATGAAGTCGTCGAAATCCAAGGTGCTGCACACGGTTGCCGGGCGACCGATGATTGCGCATGTGGTGGAGGCTGTGGCTGGATCGGGTGTCGGCGCGGTGGCGCTGGTGGTCGGGCGTGATGCGGATAATGTCGCCGCGGCCGCGAACCTTAGGGATGTTCAGGTTGAAGCTTTCCTGCAGACGGAACGTAAGGGCACCGGCCATGCGGTTCTTGCCGCACGCTCAGCCATCGAACGCGGTTTCGACGACCTGATCGTCGCTTATGGCGACGTGCCGCTCATCACTTCCGCGACGCTCGATCGGGCGCGCGAGGCGATTGCCGCCGGTGCCGATGTGGCCGTGATCGGCTTCCACACCGAGCGTCCGACCGGTTATGGCCGGTTGCTGGTCGAGAATGGCGAGCTGGTAGCGATCCGCGAGGAAAAGGACGCAACCGACGAAGAGCGCAAGGTGACCTGGTGCAATAGCGGCCTGATGGCGATCAACGGCCGCAATGCGCTTGATCTGCTTGACCGGATCGGCAACGGCAATGTGAAGGGCGAATATTACCTCACCGACATCGTTGAAATCGCCCGTTCGCTCGGCCGCCGCGCCGTTGCCATCGATGCGCCGGAAACCGAGCTGGTCGGCTGCAACAACCGTGCCGAACTGGCTTTTATCGAGAGGTTGTGGCAGGAGCGCCGCCGCCATGAATTGATGGTGGACGGCGTTTCGATGATCGCGCCCGAGACGGTTTTCCTCTCCTTCGATACGAAGATCGGGCAGGATGCCCTGATCGAGCCGAATGTCGTGTTCGGTCCCGGCGTGACGATCGAGCCGGGTGCTGTCATTCATGCATTCTCGCATCTGGAAGGGGCATATGTCGCTGAAGGTGCGACTGTCGGTCCCTATGCGCGGCTGCGTCCGGGCGCGAACCTGCATGCCAATTCCAAGGTCGGTAATTTCTGCGAGGTCAAGAAGGCCGAGATCGGCGAGGGTGCCAAGGTCAACCATCTGACCTATATCGGTGATGCCTTCATCGGCGCCGGCAGCAATATCGGTGCGGGCACCATCACCTGCAATTACGACGGTTACAACAAGGCTGAAACGCGGATCGGTGCGAACAGCTTCATTGGCTCCAACTCGTCGCTGGTTGCGCCCGTGACGATTGGAGAAGGCGCTTACATCGCATCCGGCAGCGTGATTACCGATGACGTGCCTGATGACGCGCTGGCCTTCGGGCGGGCGCGTCAGGAAGTGAAGCCGGGCCGGGCAACCGTGGTGCGTGAGCGGGCGAAAGCGCTGAAAGAAGCCAAGAAAAAGGCCTCTTGA
- a CDS encoding BMP family ABC transporter substrate-binding protein has translation MKKLVIALAASVAALGGVVSSAEAADAKKVCFIYVGSRTDGGWTQAHEIGREELQKHFGDKIETPFLESVPEGPDAERAIERMARSGCELVFTTSFGFMDATVKVAQKFPKVKFEHATGFKTAENVATYNSRFYEGRYIQGQIAAKMSKKGLAGYIASFPIPEVVMGIDAFVLGAQSVNPDFKLKVVWANTWFDPGKEADAAKALIDQGVDILTQHTDTTAPMQVAAERGIKAFGQASDMIKAGPETQLTAIKDTWGAYYIKRTQALLDGTWKSESVWDGLKDGILTMAPYTNMPDDVKKMAEETEAKIKSGELHPFTGPVKKQDGSEWLKAGEKAEDKVLLGLNFYVAGVDDKLPQ, from the coding sequence ATGAAAAAACTGGTCATCGCACTTGCCGCTTCCGTCGCGGCGCTCGGCGGCGTCGTTTCCTCGGCTGAAGCCGCCGACGCCAAGAAGGTCTGCTTCATCTATGTCGGCAGCCGCACCGATGGCGGCTGGACACAGGCGCATGAAATCGGTCGCGAAGAGCTGCAGAAGCACTTCGGCGACAAGATCGAAACGCCGTTCCTCGAAAGCGTTCCGGAAGGCCCGGATGCCGAACGCGCCATCGAGCGTATGGCCCGTTCCGGCTGCGAACTGGTGTTCACCACCTCCTTCGGCTTCATGGATGCGACCGTGAAGGTTGCCCAGAAGTTCCCCAAGGTGAAGTTCGAGCACGCCACCGGCTTCAAGACCGCTGAAAATGTCGCGACCTACAATTCGCGCTTCTATGAAGGCCGTTACATTCAGGGCCAGATCGCCGCGAAGATGTCGAAGAAGGGTCTTGCCGGTTACATCGCTTCCTTCCCGATCCCGGAAGTGGTGATGGGCATTGATGCCTTCGTGCTCGGCGCACAGTCGGTCAACCCGGACTTCAAGCTCAAGGTCGTATGGGCCAATACCTGGTTCGACCCCGGCAAGGAAGCCGATGCCGCCAAGGCGCTGATCGACCAGGGCGTCGACATCCTGACGCAGCACACCGACACGACAGCGCCGATGCAGGTTGCAGCTGAGCGTGGCATCAAGGCCTTCGGCCAGGCTTCCGACATGATCAAGGCCGGTCCCGAGACGCAGCTCACCGCCATCAAGGACACCTGGGGTGCTTATTACATCAAGCGCACGCAGGCTCTTCTCGATGGAACGTGGAAGTCCGAATCCGTTTGGGACGGCCTGAAGGATGGCATCCTGACCATGGCGCCCTACACCAACATGCCTGACGACGTGAAGAAGATGGCTGAGGAAACCGAAGCCAAGATCAAGTCGGGCGAGCTGCATCCCTTCACCGGCCCGGTGAAGAAGCAGGACGGCTCGGAATGGCTGAAGGCTGGTGAAAAGGCTGAGGACAAGGTTCTGCTCGGCCTCAACTTCTATGTTGCCGGCGTGGACGACAAGCTGCCGCAATAA
- a CDS encoding ABC transporter permease, with protein MDMLQAILLTVITAATPLVIAASGELVAERSGVLNLGVEGMMIMGAVCAFAATHMTGSPYLGILAGIASGAVFSLLFGFLTLTLVTNQVATGLALTILGLGVSGMLGESFVGLPGIKLQPIVFPVLSEIPFFGPLLFRQDLIFYMSIALVFGISWFLFKSRTGLKIRAIGDNHASAHALGINVIRTRYLAVMFGGACAGLAGAQLSLVYTPQWVENMSAGRGWIALALVVFASWRPWRLLAGGYLFGAVTIGQLHAQAFGIGVPSQLLSAMPYLATIVVLVIISHNRRTTLINTPASLGKSFVPDR; from the coding sequence ATGGATATGCTTCAGGCCATTCTTCTCACCGTCATCACCGCCGCCACCCCGCTCGTCATCGCCGCTTCGGGCGAGCTTGTGGCGGAGCGTTCGGGTGTGCTCAATCTCGGCGTTGAGGGCATGATGATCATGGGCGCGGTCTGCGCCTTCGCCGCCACGCATATGACCGGCTCTCCCTATCTCGGCATTCTGGCTGGTATCGCCTCCGGTGCGGTGTTTTCGCTGCTGTTCGGCTTCCTGACGCTGACGCTTGTCACCAACCAGGTGGCGACGGGTCTTGCCCTCACCATTCTCGGCCTCGGCGTCTCCGGCATGCTGGGTGAGAGTTTCGTCGGCCTGCCGGGCATCAAGCTACAGCCCATCGTCTTTCCGGTTTTGTCGGAGATTCCCTTTTTCGGTCCGCTGCTGTTCCGGCAGGATCTGATCTTCTACATGTCCATCGCGCTGGTCTTCGGCATCAGCTGGTTCCTGTTCAAAAGCCGCACGGGCCTGAAAATCCGCGCCATCGGTGACAATCACGCTTCGGCCCATGCGCTTGGCATCAACGTCATCCGTACGCGGTATCTGGCGGTCATGTTCGGCGGCGCCTGCGCCGGTCTTGCGGGCGCACAGCTGTCGCTGGTCTATACGCCGCAATGGGTGGAAAACATGTCGGCTGGGCGCGGCTGGATTGCCCTGGCGCTTGTTGTCTTCGCCTCCTGGCGTCCATGGCGCCTGCTGGCGGGCGGTTATCTGTTCGGCGCGGTCACCATCGGCCAGTTGCATGCGCAGGCATTCGGTATCGGCGTGCCGTCGCAGCTGCTTTCGGCGATGCCTTATCTCGCAACTATTGTCGTGCTGGTCATCATCTCGCATAATCGCCGCACGACCTTGATCAACACACCGGCATCGCTGGGCAAATCCTTCGTGCCGGACAGGTAG